The Thiomonas sp. FB-Cd genome includes a window with the following:
- a CDS encoding DsrE family protein, producing the protein MNPRDRIKLLGAGLAGLGVTTRAQAQSQGPVPAKPISSEPWKVVMQISDSLEQAYEGLINVQNVLELDPKMQFIVVGYGNAIGFLLNGAKTPQGALFEGMIGNLANQGVQFKACNNTLTFLNIPKDRLILEATIVPAGVYELVKLQSEGWYYIKP; encoded by the coding sequence ATGAACCCGCGTGATCGCATCAAACTCCTTGGAGCAGGGCTGGCAGGTCTGGGTGTCACCACCCGGGCTCAGGCGCAAAGCCAGGGGCCCGTACCGGCCAAGCCCATCTCCAGCGAGCCGTGGAAGGTGGTCATGCAAATCAGCGACAGTCTGGAGCAGGCCTATGAGGGGCTGATCAACGTCCAGAACGTCCTCGAACTTGACCCGAAGATGCAGTTCATCGTCGTCGGCTACGGTAATGCCATCGGTTTCCTGCTCAACGGTGCAAAGACTCCTCAGGGGGCACTGTTTGAGGGCATGATCGGCAATCTGGCCAACCAGGGTGTGCAGTTCAAGGCCTGCAATAACACGCTGACTTTCCTCAATATTCCGAAGGACAGGCTGATCCTCGAAGCCACCATCGTGCCAGCTGGTGTTTATGAGCTGGTCAAGCTGCAGTCCGAGGGCTGGTACTACATCAAGCCCTGA
- a CDS encoding DsrE family protein, with protein sequence MTSIKSPRRKVLLASAAAGAAAFTTTAHAAGRAEKEGPVKVVYHITQGDAQASRALGNVRNHLSADPTAKIVVVGNGAGIDFMLSGAKDAKGAEYAGNIGDLASKGVSFRVCNNTLSNRGISKDKVIIDATIVPSGVAEAANLQYRDGYAYLCP encoded by the coding sequence ATGACATCCATTAAATCCCCCCGCCGCAAGGTTCTGCTGGCTTCGGCAGCCGCGGGCGCTGCAGCTTTCACGACCACAGCCCATGCCGCAGGCAGGGCCGAGAAGGAAGGGCCGGTGAAGGTGGTCTATCACATCACGCAGGGAGACGCACAGGCTTCGCGGGCTTTGGGCAATGTGCGCAACCACCTCTCCGCGGACCCCACGGCCAAGATCGTCGTCGTGGGCAACGGCGCGGGCATCGATTTCATGCTCAGTGGCGCGAAGGATGCGAAAGGCGCCGAGTACGCTGGCAATATCGGGGATCTGGCCAGCAAGGGCGTTTCGTTTCGCGTCTGCAACAACACGCTGAGCAACCGCGGCATCTCCAAGGACAAGGTGATCATCGACGCCACCATCGTGCCCTCGGGCGTTGCCGAGGCGGCCAATCTGCAGTACCGCGACGGTTACGCCTATTTATGCCCCTGA
- a CDS encoding PIN domain-containing protein, with the protein MRLLISDANILIDMEAGALMETLFQLPMQFGIPDLLYYEEIEPGSPGLEDLGLQVMEVSGDFVAYAEQLPGQHNHLLPAKNGPKPSHNDYLALALAKQETCTLLTGDANLRIVANKEQVNVMGTIGLLCAMIENQLLSVDDAFKALDRMKSGKRRLPWPEAEKVLKALR; encoded by the coding sequence ATGCGGTTGCTCATCAGTGATGCGAACATCTTGATCGATATGGAAGCGGGAGCGTTGATGGAGACGCTCTTCCAGCTTCCGATGCAGTTCGGCATCCCTGATCTGCTGTACTACGAAGAAATTGAACCGGGCAGCCCTGGCCTTGAGGACCTGGGCTTGCAGGTCATGGAGGTCAGCGGCGACTTCGTGGCGTATGCCGAGCAGTTGCCAGGCCAGCACAACCATCTGCTTCCCGCTAAAAACGGTCCCAAGCCCAGTCACAACGACTACTTGGCGCTGGCGCTTGCGAAGCAAGAGACTTGCACTTTGCTGACCGGCGACGCCAATTTGCGGATTGTTGCCAACAAGGAGCAGGTCAACGTCATGGGCACCATCGGGCTGCTGTGCGCCATGATCGAGAACCAGCTGCTGTCAGTCGACGACGCCTTCAAGGCACTTGACCGCATGAAATCAGGCAAGCGACGGCTGCCCTGGCCGGAAGCCGAAAAAGTGCTGAAGGCGCTGCGTTGA
- a CDS encoding XRE family transcriptional regulator: protein MIADRIRQARLAAGLTLGALGEQVGVSHTAIQKYEKGLLTPSSTQLLKLARACGIRTEYFFRTHTVELLQPEFRKLSTFGKTAQDALKIKVVELVEKRVELLGAFPELPFPAFAPPANLPEHITSLDEIDAFSDSVRNAWQLGLNPIADLTDTLEGLGLLVIVVDEENPGFSGLTAKARTEDGREYPVVAVSKRWPGDRQRFTLAHELGHLLLEGRLADGINEEKACDRFAGAFLAPGVAVLQLLGAQRHALEWQELYVLKHEFGLSMTGWLQRAKQCGVITEAAHLSMFKRFSAKGWRKTEPGQPLPQEHPRLFDQLVYRALAEQYISEGKAAELLGIPMMRFHKERQLESSDAVAHQ, encoded by the coding sequence ATGATTGCAGATCGCATTCGTCAAGCACGATTGGCGGCAGGCCTGACCCTGGGTGCGTTGGGCGAACAGGTGGGTGTTTCTCACACCGCCATCCAGAAGTACGAGAAGGGCCTGCTGACGCCATCGTCGACTCAGCTACTCAAGCTGGCCCGCGCCTGCGGCATCCGGACCGAATACTTCTTTCGCACGCATACGGTTGAACTGCTGCAGCCCGAGTTCCGCAAGCTCTCGACCTTTGGCAAGACGGCGCAGGATGCGCTGAAGATCAAGGTCGTCGAGTTGGTGGAAAAGCGCGTGGAGTTGCTCGGCGCATTTCCCGAACTGCCGTTCCCGGCGTTTGCACCGCCCGCGAATCTGCCTGAGCACATCACCTCGCTGGATGAGATCGATGCGTTCTCGGATTCGGTCCGCAACGCTTGGCAGTTGGGGCTGAATCCGATTGCTGACCTCACCGACACCCTCGAAGGCCTTGGCTTGCTGGTCATCGTGGTAGATGAGGAGAACCCGGGCTTCTCTGGCTTGACGGCCAAGGCACGGACCGAAGATGGCCGGGAGTATCCGGTCGTGGCGGTTTCCAAGCGCTGGCCCGGTGATCGGCAGCGGTTCACGCTGGCGCATGAGTTGGGGCACCTGCTGCTCGAAGGACGACTGGCTGACGGCATCAACGAAGAGAAAGCCTGCGACCGGTTCGCCGGTGCCTTCCTGGCTCCGGGTGTCGCGGTATTGCAGTTGCTTGGGGCACAACGCCATGCGCTGGAATGGCAAGAGCTGTATGTGCTCAAGCACGAGTTCGGTCTGTCGATGACCGGATGGCTGCAGCGCGCCAAACAGTGTGGCGTGATCACCGAGGCCGCTCACCTCTCTATGTTCAAGCGGTTTTCGGCCAAGGGCTGGCGCAAGACCGAGCCTGGCCAGCCACTGCCGCAAGAGCATCCACGACTGTTTGATCAGTTGGTGTACCGCGCCTTGGCCGAGCAATACATTTCCGAAGGCAAGGCGGCGGAATTGCTGGGCATCCCGATGATGCGCTTCCACAAAGAACGCCAGCTGGAGTCATCGGATGCGGTTGCTCATCAGTGA
- a CDS encoding DUF4390 domain-containing protein: MTPPQVPDPARRRGLITLGLAATAPLWLPCATVRAATVDAQPLSVEQDSDGLYASATVVFALPRALEDALHRGIPLYFLTQVSVVRGRWWWFDQKVASAQMLTRLIYQPLLETYRVSTGALQKNYSTLEEALNHVQHVLHLKVAEAKDLHVGLTYQLQGSFELDLSQLPRPFQINVGSQADWQLQADFPPTSFVWNPPQSTASPG, from the coding sequence ATGACGCCACCGCAGGTCCCTGATCCCGCACGCCGCCGCGGGCTTATCACACTGGGCCTGGCCGCGACCGCCCCGCTATGGTTGCCGTGCGCAACGGTCCGTGCCGCTACGGTGGACGCCCAGCCACTCAGCGTTGAGCAAGATAGCGATGGCCTGTATGCAAGCGCCACCGTGGTGTTCGCCCTGCCGCGCGCGCTGGAAGACGCGCTGCATCGTGGCATCCCGTTGTATTTTCTCACTCAGGTCAGCGTCGTACGCGGGCGTTGGTGGTGGTTCGACCAGAAGGTCGCAAGCGCACAGATGCTCACCCGCCTGATCTACCAGCCGCTTTTGGAGACGTATCGTGTGTCCACAGGCGCTTTGCAGAAAAATTACAGCACGCTTGAGGAGGCGCTGAACCATGTCCAGCATGTGCTGCATCTGAAGGTCGCCGAGGCGAAGGATCTTCACGTGGGTCTGACCTACCAGCTGCAGGGAAGTTTCGAGCTGGACTTGTCCCAGCTTCCGCGCCCGTTTCAGATCAACGTTGGCTCACAGGCGGACTGGCAGCTCCAGGCTGACTTTCCGCCCACCAGTTTCGTATGGAACCCTCCACAGTCAACCGCATCACCCGGGTAG
- a CDS encoding Wadjet anti-phage system protein JetD domain-containing protein gives MCDTLLQHKALWVDELAQHPATELTLLTEPEQQLYRDLKQQRWGQNVRLEQERIDWATAWSVLQRTLA, from the coding sequence GTGTGTGACACCTTGCTGCAACACAAGGCGCTGTGGGTGGATGAATTGGCGCAGCATCCGGCAACGGAACTGACGCTACTGACGGAGCCAGAGCAGCAACTCTATCGGGATCTCAAGCAGCAGCGCTGGGGGCAAAACGTTCGCTTGGAGCAGGAGCGGATCGACTGGGCTACCGCATGGAGCGTGTTGCAGCGGACATTGGCCTAA
- a CDS encoding AbiEi antitoxin N-terminal domain-containing protein — MLSETHTQRILDLASQRVLLRASDLDAISSPRVILTRMTAAGLLERVGRGLYRLPGAQVTEFESLALVATRVPQAVFSLLTALQLHGLTTQLPRQIWIAMPRGSHSPRIDFPPIRMVQMAGRAYLAGVEEHLCNGVKVRIYSPAKTVVDCFKHRNKIGLDVALEALKDAWRTRKASVDDLWRYAQDCRVATVMRPYMEAVAHE, encoded by the coding sequence ATGCTCTCCGAGACCCACACCCAGCGCATCCTTGATCTGGCCAGCCAGAGAGTGCTGCTACGTGCCAGCGATCTGGACGCCATCAGCTCGCCCCGGGTCATCCTGACGCGCATGACTGCAGCAGGACTGCTGGAACGGGTCGGGCGTGGTCTTTACCGTCTGCCAGGCGCACAGGTGACGGAATTTGAGAGTCTTGCCCTTGTCGCCACCAGGGTGCCACAAGCCGTGTTCAGCCTACTCACAGCACTCCAGTTGCACGGGCTGACCACCCAACTGCCGCGTCAAATATGGATCGCCATGCCACGCGGCAGCCACTCACCCCGGATCGACTTTCCGCCGATCCGGATGGTTCAGATGGCCGGTAGGGCTTATCTGGCAGGCGTCGAGGAGCACTTGTGCAACGGGGTGAAGGTGCGGATCTACAGCCCGGCCAAGACCGTGGTCGATTGCTTCAAACATCGCAACAAGATCGGTCTGGATGTGGCGCTGGAAGCCTTGAAAGACGCCTGGAGGACGCGCAAGGCCTCTGTGGACGATCTGTGGCGCTACGCCCAGGACTGCCGCGTCGCCACTGTGATGCGCCCCTACATGGAGGCAGTCGCCCACGAGTGA
- the rsmB gene encoding 16S rRNA (cytosine(967)-C(5))-methyltransferase RsmB, giving the protein MKTPTARTPGIPAGSQPGDPGGSTTKRRPLHRDLRAAADLLGCVVQGQSLASALPRLALAQAWTPDQRGAAQALSFEALRGLGRSRALLEALHPKRIKPAELEHLVLVAMALLSSPSEPHPYADHTLVNEAVQACALRPGTRHARGLVNALLRRLQASRDRLLAQVLQQDVARFNHPAWWIAHLRAAYPEGWREVLDTAAQRPAMTLRVNARWGTRDAYAALLRARALDGDAPESSGLEQALVLRTPVPVQELPLFDEGAVSVQDVSAQRAAVLLDAKPGMRVLDACAAPGGKTAHVLELAECNVLALDQDAARAARISGTLARLRLPAARVATADAAHPAQWWDGVPFDRILLDAPCSASGIVRRHPDICWLRQESDITKLAAQQTVLLDALWPLLAPGGRLLYATCSVFPEEGSEQAAAFLLRHPDALALAAPGQILPGTSPERDGFFYALFAKRADA; this is encoded by the coding sequence GTGAAAACTCCAACTGCACGAACTCCCGGCATCCCCGCTGGGTCGCAACCCGGCGATCCCGGCGGCTCCACGACGAAGCGTCGGCCACTGCACCGCGATCTCCGCGCTGCAGCCGATCTTCTCGGTTGTGTTGTACAGGGCCAGTCGCTGGCTTCGGCCTTGCCGCGCTTGGCGCTGGCACAGGCCTGGACCCCGGACCAACGTGGAGCGGCGCAGGCGCTGAGTTTCGAGGCGCTGCGTGGCCTTGGCCGCTCTCGCGCGCTGCTGGAGGCCCTGCACCCCAAGCGCATCAAGCCGGCCGAACTGGAACATCTGGTCCTCGTCGCCATGGCGCTGCTGAGCAGCCCATCCGAGCCGCATCCCTATGCTGACCACACCTTGGTGAACGAAGCCGTGCAGGCTTGCGCACTGCGCCCGGGAACGCGCCACGCACGCGGGCTCGTGAACGCGCTGCTGCGGCGGCTTCAGGCCAGCAGGGACCGCTTGCTGGCCCAGGTGCTGCAGCAAGACGTGGCGCGTTTCAACCATCCGGCATGGTGGATTGCCCATCTGCGTGCCGCTTACCCAGAGGGCTGGCGCGAGGTGCTGGACACGGCTGCACAGCGTCCGGCGATGACCCTGCGGGTCAACGCGCGCTGGGGCACGCGCGACGCCTATGCGGCGCTGCTGCGGGCCCGGGCACTCGATGGTGATGCGCCCGAGTCGTCCGGTCTTGAACAGGCCCTCGTGCTGCGCACCCCTGTGCCCGTGCAAGAGCTGCCGCTGTTCGATGAGGGCGCAGTCAGCGTTCAGGATGTTTCGGCGCAGCGCGCGGCTGTCTTGCTCGACGCGAAGCCCGGCATGCGAGTGCTTGATGCCTGCGCAGCACCGGGGGGCAAAACCGCTCATGTCCTGGAGCTCGCCGAGTGCAATGTGCTTGCGCTCGACCAGGACGCTGCGCGCGCCGCACGCATTAGCGGGACCCTGGCGCGACTGCGCTTGCCCGCGGCGCGCGTTGCCACTGCGGACGCCGCACATCCCGCGCAATGGTGGGATGGCGTGCCGTTTGACCGTATTTTGCTCGACGCGCCCTGTAGCGCCTCAGGCATCGTGCGTCGTCATCCGGACATCTGCTGGCTGCGGCAGGAGTCCGACATCACAAAACTCGCCGCGCAGCAAACCGTGCTGCTGGACGCGCTGTGGCCCCTGCTTGCACCAGGTGGACGCCTGCTGTATGCCACCTGCTCTGTGTTTCCGGAAGAAGGCAGTGAGCAGGCGGCGGCCTTTCTGCTGCGGCATCCCGATGCGCTAGCATTGGCTGCGCCTGGGCAAATCCTTCCCGGCACGTCGCCAGAGCGCGACGGTTTCTTTTATGCCCTTTTCGCAAAGCGCGCTGATGCATGA
- a CDS encoding ATP-binding protein gives MEPSTVNRITRVAAWTALALGLPLVVFLVFLLAVSTKNTQAINPYFGALYWINIAVAGLLLLLILGLSMRLLWRLRRRRFGSRLLFKLAIVFTLVGVLPGVVIYVVSYQFVARSIETWFDVKVERALDSGLNLGRTTLDVLLADLQTKARNVAGQLGDGHGGVAPIELEQLLQQIGAEQATVFDSNGNVLATAGGNPFALIPDLPGAESMRQLRLIGQLASVEGGDDGVAAGGQNLKLRVVVPLPSHSLLLPGHQRYLMLVQNVPSAITHSALEVQRAYAEYQERALGREGLRRMYISTLTLTLFLAVFAAVLMAVLLGNQLARPLLLLADGMKAVAGGDLRPRPELQSADELGTLTRSFNEMTAQLAEARQQAETSRQALEASRAYLQSVLDNLSAGVLVLGDGMRLTLANPSATRVLRVPLQGCIGTPIDRVESLEPFAAAVEVAFQELMGSGGADHWLKQIDYVPPGSETALNLLVRGARLALPGQGAAVVVFDDISELISAQRSLAWGEVARRLAHEIKNPLTPIQLSAERLQMKLAGKLEGADREMLGRATTTIVNQVTAMRRMVDEFRDYARTPATQLASMDLNSLVGDVLNLYSGMSARDAPHGEDAPIVRAELAPQLPCIEGDATQLRQVIHNLLQNALDAVAGQARREVSIRTETYRSPTSGAQRVRLSVEDSGPGFSDKVLSRAFEPYVTTKLRGTGLGLAVVKKIAEEHHARVEVQNLASATLSGGARVSLIFPAVTCPTPDGVA, from the coding sequence ATGGAACCCTCCACAGTCAACCGCATCACCCGGGTAGCAGCCTGGACGGCGCTGGCGCTGGGTCTGCCGCTGGTGGTCTTCCTGGTTTTTCTGCTTGCGGTGTCCACCAAGAACACTCAAGCGATCAACCCCTATTTCGGCGCACTGTACTGGATCAACATTGCCGTCGCCGGGCTGCTGTTGCTGCTCATTCTTGGGTTGTCGATGCGCCTGCTTTGGCGGCTTCGCAGGCGCCGTTTCGGCAGCCGGCTGTTGTTCAAACTCGCGATCGTGTTCACATTGGTCGGGGTGCTGCCGGGCGTCGTGATTTATGTCGTCTCCTACCAGTTTGTCGCGCGAAGCATCGAAACCTGGTTCGACGTGAAAGTCGAGCGCGCCCTCGACTCGGGCCTCAATCTTGGGCGCACGACACTGGACGTGTTGCTTGCGGATCTCCAGACCAAGGCCCGTAACGTGGCTGGGCAGCTCGGTGATGGGCATGGTGGCGTTGCTCCCATCGAACTCGAGCAGTTGCTGCAGCAGATCGGCGCTGAACAGGCCACTGTGTTTGACAGCAACGGCAACGTCCTGGCGACGGCAGGCGGGAACCCCTTCGCACTCATTCCAGATCTGCCGGGCGCAGAGTCCATGCGCCAGCTGCGCCTGATTGGGCAATTGGCGAGCGTGGAGGGGGGGGACGACGGGGTGGCCGCGGGCGGCCAAAATCTGAAGCTGCGCGTGGTCGTGCCACTGCCTTCGCACAGCCTTCTGTTGCCGGGGCACCAGCGCTACTTGATGTTGGTGCAGAACGTGCCATCGGCGATCACGCACAGCGCACTCGAGGTGCAACGCGCCTACGCCGAGTACCAGGAGCGCGCGCTGGGGCGCGAGGGGCTGCGGCGCATGTACATCTCCACGCTGACCTTGACCCTTTTTCTCGCCGTGTTCGCCGCCGTCTTGATGGCCGTGCTGCTGGGCAACCAGCTTGCACGTCCCCTGCTGCTGCTGGCCGACGGGATGAAGGCCGTCGCCGGAGGGGATCTGCGACCGCGCCCGGAGTTGCAGTCGGCAGACGAGCTCGGCACGCTGACGCGTTCATTCAACGAGATGACGGCGCAGCTGGCAGAGGCGCGTCAGCAGGCGGAAACCAGTCGGCAGGCTCTTGAGGCATCGCGCGCGTACTTGCAAAGCGTGCTGGACAATCTTTCGGCGGGTGTTTTGGTGCTGGGTGATGGCATGCGCCTGACCCTGGCAAACCCCAGCGCCACACGCGTCTTGCGTGTGCCGCTACAGGGGTGCATTGGCACACCCATCGATCGCGTCGAAAGCCTTGAGCCCTTCGCGGCGGCGGTTGAGGTGGCGTTCCAGGAACTCATGGGCAGTGGTGGCGCCGACCACTGGCTCAAGCAGATCGACTACGTCCCGCCGGGAAGTGAAACGGCGCTCAACCTTCTCGTGCGCGGGGCGCGCCTCGCGCTGCCCGGGCAAGGGGCGGCGGTGGTCGTGTTTGACGACATCAGCGAACTCATCTCGGCGCAGCGCTCCCTGGCGTGGGGTGAGGTGGCACGGCGCCTGGCGCATGAAATCAAGAATCCACTGACCCCCATTCAGCTGTCCGCCGAGCGCCTTCAGATGAAGCTGGCTGGCAAACTCGAAGGCGCTGATCGTGAGATGCTCGGTCGTGCCACGACCACAATCGTCAATCAGGTCACCGCCATGCGGCGCATGGTCGATGAGTTCCGCGATTACGCCCGTACACCGGCCACTCAGCTTGCGTCAATGGACCTCAACAGCCTGGTGGGGGATGTCCTGAATCTTTACAGCGGCATGAGCGCGCGCGACGCGCCTCACGGCGAAGATGCGCCGATCGTGCGCGCTGAGCTCGCGCCACAACTGCCCTGTATCGAGGGGGATGCCACGCAGTTGCGCCAGGTCATTCACAACCTGCTGCAAAATGCACTCGATGCGGTAGCCGGTCAGGCGCGGCGCGAGGTCAGCATTCGCACCGAAACCTACCGTTCGCCGACCAGCGGCGCGCAGCGTGTGCGCCTGTCGGTGGAAGATAGCGGCCCCGGTTTCAGCGATAAAGTGCTGTCGCGTGCCTTCGAGCCCTACGTGACAACCAAGCTGCGCGGCACTGGTTTGGGGTTGGCGGTGGTGAAGAAAATCGCTGAGGAGCATCATGCACGCGTTGAGGTGCAAAATCTGGCCTCGGCGACCTTATCTGGCGGGGCTCGTGTATCCCTTATATTTCCCGCTGTGACATGCCCAACGCCAGACGGCGTTGCATGA
- a CDS encoding response regulator — protein sequence MASILVVDDEIGIRDLLSEILSDEGHTVEAAENAQQAREIRMQYQPDLVLLDIWMPDTDGVTLLKEWAGAGQLTMPVIMMSGHGTIDNAVEATRIGAMAFLEKPIALQKLLRAVEQGLSKPAPKSRADLVAPPAVKAVPEPPPPLIAEQSFPLDRPLREARDDFERAYFEFHLAREGGSMTRVADKTGLERTHLYRKLKQLGVDWGRSGRKGALAQPSTSEDGPSQT from the coding sequence ATGGCAAGCATTCTGGTTGTGGACGACGAAATCGGCATTCGCGATCTGTTGTCCGAAATATTGAGCGATGAGGGCCATACGGTGGAGGCAGCCGAGAACGCCCAGCAGGCCCGTGAGATACGCATGCAGTACCAGCCTGATCTCGTGCTGCTCGACATCTGGATGCCCGACACCGACGGCGTGACGCTGCTCAAGGAGTGGGCCGGAGCGGGCCAGCTGACGATGCCCGTGATCATGATGTCTGGCCATGGAACGATCGACAACGCTGTGGAGGCCACGCGCATCGGCGCGATGGCTTTTCTTGAGAAGCCGATCGCCCTGCAAAAACTGCTGCGGGCCGTCGAGCAAGGCTTGAGCAAGCCAGCGCCCAAATCTCGCGCAGACCTCGTCGCACCTCCCGCAGTCAAGGCAGTGCCTGAGCCCCCACCACCGCTGATCGCTGAGCAATCGTTTCCCCTCGACCGCCCGCTGCGCGAAGCACGCGATGACTTCGAGCGCGCCTACTTTGAGTTTCACCTCGCACGCGAAGGTGGAAGCATGACCCGGGTGGCGGACAAGACCGGGCTGGAGCGCACGCACCTGTATCGCAAGCTCAAGCAACTCGGCGTGGACTGGGGTCGGTCGGGCCGCAAAGGCGCGCTCGCCCAACCATCAACGTCGGAAGATGGTCCATCCCAAACGTGA